From Cryptosporangium phraense, one genomic window encodes:
- the tal gene encoding transaldolase, translating to MSDALAELSAAGVAVWLDDISRQRLNSGNLAQLVAEKHVVGVTSNPTIFAKALEDIDTYAETLTDLKARKVSVDEAIRMVTATDIRDGADLLRPVYDRSDGVDGRVSLEVDPRLANDTTATIAEAKALWWLVDRPNVLIKIPATKAGLPAITAALAEGISVNVTLIFSLERYGEVMEAFVAGVEQAKENGHDLTKLASVASFFVSRVDSEIDKRLDKLGSDEAKALRGKAAIANARLAYRDYEQVFSTPRWKALADAGAKPQRPLWASTGVKDPAYDDTQYVVELVAPGTVNTMPEATLKAVDDHGVVRGDTITPYYADAQAVLDALAGIGVDYDDVVDQLEREGVEKFEQSWTELLESVKKQLTKVDA from the coding sequence ATGTCCGACGCACTCGCCGAACTGTCCGCCGCCGGCGTGGCAGTGTGGCTCGACGACATCTCCCGCCAGCGCCTGAACAGCGGTAACCTCGCGCAGCTGGTGGCCGAGAAGCACGTCGTCGGGGTCACGAGCAACCCGACGATCTTCGCGAAGGCGCTCGAGGACATCGACACCTACGCCGAGACCCTCACCGACCTCAAGGCCCGCAAGGTCTCGGTCGACGAGGCCATCCGGATGGTCACGGCCACCGACATCCGCGACGGCGCCGACCTGCTGCGCCCGGTCTACGACCGCAGCGACGGCGTCGACGGCCGGGTCTCGCTCGAGGTCGACCCGCGCCTGGCCAACGACACCACCGCGACGATCGCCGAGGCCAAGGCCCTCTGGTGGCTCGTCGACCGGCCGAACGTGCTGATCAAGATCCCGGCCACGAAGGCCGGCCTGCCGGCGATCACCGCGGCGCTGGCCGAGGGCATCAGCGTCAACGTCACGCTGATCTTCAGCCTCGAGCGGTACGGCGAGGTCATGGAGGCGTTCGTCGCCGGCGTCGAGCAGGCCAAGGAGAACGGCCACGACCTGACCAAGCTCGCCTCGGTGGCGTCGTTCTTCGTGTCGCGCGTCGACAGCGAGATCGACAAGCGCCTCGACAAGCTCGGCTCGGACGAGGCCAAGGCGCTGCGCGGGAAGGCCGCGATCGCGAACGCGCGGCTGGCCTACCGCGACTACGAGCAGGTCTTCTCGACGCCGCGGTGGAAGGCCCTGGCCGACGCCGGCGCCAAGCCGCAGCGGCCGCTGTGGGCGTCGACCGGCGTCAAGGACCCGGCCTACGACGACACCCAGTACGTCGTCGAGCTGGTCGCCCCGGGCACCGTGAACACGATGCCCGAGGCCACGCTCAAGGCCGTCGACGACCACGGCGTGGTTCGCGGCGACACGATCACCCCGTACTACGCCGACGCGCAGGCCGTGCTCGACGCGCTGGCCGGCATCGGCGTCGACTACGACGACGTCGTCGACCAGCTCGAGCGCGAAGGCGTCGAGAAGTTCGAGCAGTCGTGGACCGAGCTGCTCGAGTCGGTCAAGAAGCAACTCACCAAGGTCGATGCCTGA
- the zwf gene encoding glucose-6-phosphate dehydrogenase, giving the protein MTKPATGAPKATDTATSAPPEAPETSAEAGSPPAGTPSAGSPALDTKTSPAPAIPPGQLTATPGGRAANPLRDPADRRLPRVPEPCALVIFGVTGDLSRKKLIPAIYDLANRDLLPPGFVVLGFARRDWGDGEFEDVCREWAKSGARTQWREDAWERLSENIKFVAGSFDDDEAFDHLSTTLKELHDEHGILGNAAFYLSIPPSLFPVVLNQIERTKMADTTTDGGWRRVVVEKPFGHDVESSKALNRLVDDVFSAENVFRIDHYLGKETVQNLLALRFANQLFEPIWNAHYVDSVQITMAEDVGIGTRAGFYDKTGTARDVVQNHLLQLLALAAMEEPVSFTADAIRTEKLKVLHATKPPADMEHDAIRGQYEQGWLAGQRVPGYLQEKDIPEDSKTETYAAIKLGIHTRRWAGVPFYVRAGKRLPRRVTEIAVLFKKAPHLPFANTDTEALGQNQLVIKVQPDEGMTLKFGSKVPGSAMEVRDVAMDFLYGEAFTESSPEAYERLILDVLVGDSTLFPNADEVEASWVVIDALEDFWEGKAPFKYRAGEWGPKAADEMLAREGRTWRRP; this is encoded by the coding sequence ATGACCAAACCGGCCACGGGCGCTCCCAAGGCGACCGACACAGCGACCTCCGCTCCGCCGGAGGCTCCCGAGACTTCTGCCGAGGCGGGCAGCCCGCCCGCCGGCACTCCATCGGCCGGTAGCCCGGCCCTGGACACCAAGACCTCGCCGGCCCCGGCGATCCCGCCGGGCCAGCTCACGGCGACCCCGGGTGGACGCGCGGCCAACCCGCTGCGCGACCCGGCCGACCGGCGCCTGCCGCGGGTCCCGGAGCCGTGCGCCCTGGTGATCTTCGGCGTCACCGGCGACCTGTCCCGCAAGAAGCTCATCCCGGCGATCTACGACCTCGCCAACCGGGATCTGCTGCCGCCCGGCTTCGTGGTGCTCGGGTTCGCCCGGCGCGACTGGGGCGACGGCGAGTTCGAGGACGTCTGCCGTGAGTGGGCCAAGAGCGGCGCCCGCACCCAGTGGCGCGAGGACGCCTGGGAGCGGCTGTCGGAGAACATCAAGTTCGTCGCCGGCTCCTTCGACGACGACGAGGCGTTCGACCACCTCTCGACCACGCTCAAGGAACTGCACGACGAGCACGGCATCCTCGGCAACGCCGCGTTCTACCTGTCGATCCCGCCGTCGCTGTTCCCGGTCGTGCTCAACCAGATCGAGCGGACGAAGATGGCCGACACCACGACCGACGGCGGCTGGCGCCGCGTCGTCGTGGAGAAGCCGTTCGGGCACGACGTGGAGTCGTCCAAGGCGCTCAACCGCCTGGTCGACGACGTGTTCTCGGCCGAGAACGTGTTCCGGATCGACCACTACCTGGGCAAGGAGACGGTCCAGAACCTGCTGGCGCTGCGCTTCGCCAACCAGCTGTTCGAGCCGATCTGGAACGCCCACTACGTCGACTCGGTGCAGATCACGATGGCCGAAGACGTCGGCATCGGGACCCGGGCCGGCTTCTACGACAAGACCGGCACCGCCCGGGACGTCGTCCAGAACCACCTGCTGCAGCTCCTCGCGCTGGCCGCGATGGAGGAGCCGGTGAGCTTCACCGCGGACGCGATCCGCACCGAGAAGCTCAAGGTGCTGCACGCGACGAAGCCTCCGGCCGACATGGAGCACGACGCGATCCGCGGCCAGTACGAGCAGGGCTGGCTGGCCGGTCAGCGGGTGCCGGGGTACCTCCAGGAGAAAGACATCCCGGAGGACTCGAAGACCGAGACGTACGCGGCGATCAAGCTCGGCATCCACACCCGGCGCTGGGCCGGCGTCCCGTTCTACGTGCGGGCGGGCAAACGGCTCCCGCGGCGGGTCACCGAGATCGCGGTGCTGTTCAAGAAGGCCCCGCACCTACCGTTCGCGAATACCGACACCGAGGCGCTGGGCCAGAACCAGCTGGTCATCAAGGTCCAGCCGGACGAGGGCATGACGCTGAAGTTCGGCTCGAAGGTGCCCGGGTCGGCGATGGAGGTCCGGGACGTCGCGATGGACTTCCTCTACGGCGAGGCGTTCACCGAGTCCTCCCCCGAGGCCTACGAGCGGTTGATCCTCGACGTGCTGGTCGGCGACTCGACGCTGTTCCCGAACGCGGACGAGGTCGAGGCCAGCTGGGTCGTCATCGACGCGCTCGAGGACTTCTGGGAAGGCAAGGCGCCGTTCAAGTACCGGGCCGGCGAGTGGGGCCCGAAGGCAGCGGACGAGATGCTCGCCCGCGAGGGACGCACCTGGAGGCGGCCGTGA